The sequence below is a genomic window from Polaribacter vadi.
AAGCGGTTAATAATGTAGCTGTTGGAGGTAAGTATTTTACAGGTGATGTTTCTACTATTATTATGAACAATTTTGTTAGTGGTAACACAAGTAAAGTTTTAAAGGAAGAAAAAGATGCAAAAGAGTTACCTTTTAAATTAACTAAAAGAGAAAAACAAATACTTAGTTTAGTCTTAGAGTTGAAGAATAATAAAGACATTGCAGATGAACTTGCAATTAGTAAACGTACTGCAGAAGTGCATCGTTTTAACTTAATGAAGAAGTTAGAGGCTAAAAACCTTCAAGAATTAACTACTAAAGCTAAAGAATATCAATTATTATAAGTGTTAAGTAGTTGGCTGTTTTTTATTCTAATTATTTTTTATGGTCAATTTTATCAAATTCTTAAAAACAGTATTACGTAATTATTAATCTACTAATAATTAAAATATACGTATTTTTAAACATATAAATTAAGTATTTATACTTAGTTTTGTATATCTAAAAATATGTATTATGGCAAGTTTAGCACAACAAAAATCAACAAAACTAAGTTTATTTAATTTTAAGAGTATTTCTACTCGCACATTTTGGATTACTTCCATATCCTTCTTTTTATGCTTTTTCGCATGGTTTGGTATTGTTCCTTTTATGCCAGATGTTGTAAAAGATTTAGGATTAACTCCAGATCAAAAATGGAACTCAATTATTTTAGCGGTTTCAGGAACTGTATTTGCACGTTTACTAATTGGTAAATTGTGTGATAAATATGGTCCAAGATTATGTTATACATGGTTGTTAATGTTAGGCGCAATTCCTGTTATTTTATGTGGATTGGTTCAAACTCCTACACAATTTCTTATCTGTAGATTATTTATTGGTTTTATAGGGGCTTCCTTTGTAATAACGCAAGTACACACTTCATTAATGTTTGCTCCTAATATTGTAGGTACTGCAAATGCAACTTCTGCTGGTTGGGGAAATTTAGGTGGTGGAGCAAATAGGTTAGGAATGCCTCTAATTGCTGCTGCTGTAGTTTCATTTGGTGTTGCAGATGCTGAGGCTTGGAGATATTCTATGGTAATTGCAGGTATTGTCTGTTTTTTAATGGGAATCGTTTATTTCTTTTTCACAAAAGATACCCCAAGAGGAAATTTTAAAGAATTAAAAGCTGCAGGAGAAATGATTGTTGCTAAAAAAGATCAAATAGGTTTTTTAGCTGTTTTAAAAGATTATAGAGTTTGGATTTTATTTGTAGTATATGCTGCTAGTTTTGGAATAGAATTAACGGTTTATGGAACCATGGATGACTATCTGCAAAATACCTTTCAATTAGAAAGAGTAACAGCAGGTAATATTGTATTATCATTTGCTTTAATGAATATTTTTGCAAGAACTTTAGGTGGATTTTTTGGTGATAAATTTGGGAAACTAAAAGGATTAAGAGGTCGTGTTTTATTCTTATCTTTCATTCTTACTTTACAGGGAATTATGTTAATTTCTTTCTCAAGTGCAACAAGTATTGTTTTTGGAATTGTTTTATTGATTTTCTTTAGTTTAACCGTACAAATGGCAGAAGGCGCAACATTCTCTGTAGTGCCTTTTATTAATAAAAAAGCAATTGGTTCTATCTCTGGAATAGTTGGAGCAGGAGGAAATGTAGGTGCTTTTTTAGCAGCAATGTTGTTAAAATCAAAATCTGCGATGGCAGAAAAAGCAGCTATTGTTGCTAATGAAGGTTTAGGTGAAGAAGTAATAAAAGCAGCACAATCTGTAGCTTCATCAAGCGCTGTTTCAAGTGGGTATTTATTAATAGGTTTTGTAGTAGTAATTACAGGTATTGCTGCTTTAGCTATAAAATTTTCTACTGAAGAAGAAGAAAATGAAGCGCCATCTAATGTAAAAAATACAAGCCCAGAATTAATTCCTATACCTGTAAAACGTTAATTATAGTTGTGTTTTTTTATTGATTTCTAGAATAGAAATACCCTTTTTTAAAGTATTCAGAATAATAAAGTCAACCTTTGGCTAGTCAGCTTTTAATGTCGTATTTAGTATAAAATCTTAGTCTAAATGATTAAAAATGAAATCAAAACAACATGCTCTTATTGTGGAGTTGGTTGTGGAATTATCGTAAAAAAAGACATTAACAACAAGGTTTTTGTTGAAGGTGATAAAGATCATCCTGTAAATAAAGGAATGTTATGTTCTAAAGGAATGAATCTGCATTATGTAGCTAATGATACTTCAGATAGAATTTTATATCCAGAAATGAGATGGAGTCGTTCACATCCACGTGAACGTGTTTCTTGGGATACTGCTTTAGATAGAGCTGCTAGTGTTTTTAAATCAATTATAAAAAAACACGGTCCAGATTCAGTTGCTTTTTATGTTTCAGGACAAAGTTTAACAGAAGAATATTATATCGCAAATAAACTAACAAAAGGGTTTTTAGGAACTAATAATATAGACACCAATTCTCGTTTATGTATGAGTTCTGCTGTTGTAGGTTACAAAAAAACTTTTGGAGAAGATAGTGTGCCAATTTCGTATGCAGATATAGAATTAGCAGATACTTTTTTAATAACAGGCGCAAATCCTGCTTGGTGTCATCCAATTTTATTTAGAAGGATTGAAAAACACAAAGAAGAAAATCCAAATGTAAAAATAATTGTAATTGATCCTCGTAAAACAGATTCTGCAAATTTTGCCGATTTACATTTACAGCTTATTCCAGGAACAGATGTTATTTTACACAATGCTATTGGTAGACATTTGTATAAAAGTGGTTTAATTAATGAAGATTTTATAAAAAATCATACAGAAGGTTTTGACGGTTATGAGAAAATTATTTTTGAAACAAGCCTAAAGCAAGCTTCTAAAATCTGTGGAGTTTCTCAAGATGATATCAAAAAAGCGGCAGAAATAATAGGTCTTTCTAAAGGGTTTATCAGTATGTGGGCTATGGGTTTAAATCAAAGTGTTATTGGTACAGATAAAAATACATCACTTTTAAATTTATCATTAATTACAGGTCAAGTTGGTAAACCTGGTTCAGGACCTTTTTCTTTAACAGGGCAGCCAAATGCAATGGGAGGAAGAGAAGTTGGTGGAATGGCAAATTTATTAGCAGTTCATAAAGATTTACAAAACGAAGAACATAGAAGAGAAGTGGCGCAATTTTGGGGAGTTGATAAAATATCTCCAAAACCAGGTTTAACAGCAACAGAAATGTTTTCTGCTTTAGAAAGTGGAAAATTAAAAGCAGTTTGGATTGTTTGTACAAATCCGTTAGTGAGTATGCCAAATTCTCATCAAATAGAAAAAGCAATGGCAAATTCTAAGTTTGTTGTGGTACAAGAAATTTCTCATAAATCAGATACTGTAAAGTATGCAGATTTGGTGTTGCCAGCAGCAGCTTGGTTAGAGAAAGAAGGAACCATGACAAATTCTGAACGTAGAATTTCTTATTTGCCTAAAGAAATTGAAGCTCCAGGAGAAGCAAGACCAGATGTAGAAATTTTTTGTGATTTTGCTCAAAGAATGGGTTTTAGAGGGTTTAATTATAATAATGCATCAGAAATTTATGATGAATATGCATCTATGACCAAAGGGACAAATATTGATGTTTCTTTTCTAAATTATGATCGATTAAAAAACGAAGGAACTTTTCAATGGCCTGTAAATGAATATCGCCATAAAGGAACTCCTCGTCTTTTTGAGGATAAGAAATTTTATACGCCTTCTCAAAAAGCAATTTTTAATGTTCCATCAACTTTAGAAAATACTTCTGTAAAGACAAATTCTGAATTTCCATTGATTTTAACTACAGGTCGTGTTAGAGATCAATGGCACACCATGACCAAAACAGGAAAAGTAGCAAGATTAAAAACACATTATCCGAAGCCTGTTTTAGAAATAAATCCTGTAGATGCATATTTAAACAAGATTTCAGATGGAGATATTACTGAAATTAAAAGCGGAAATGGTATAGTTAGAGTTCGTGCAAAAATTACAGACGCTATTAAAGAAGGTGTTGTTTTCTTGCCAATGCATTGGGGAAAAGTATTGCAAAGTAATTTAAATAGAGCTAATAATTTAACAAATACGCATGTAGATCCTGTTTCTAAAGAACCAGATTTTAAATTTACATCAGTATCTGTATCAAAATATAAAAAACCAAAAGACAAAATTATCATTGCAGGTGCAGGAGCAGCAGCTTTTCGTTTTTTACAAAATTATAGAGATTATAATGACGTTGATGAAATTCATGTTTTTTCTAAGGAAGAAAACTTGTTTTATAACCGAGTTTTATTGCCAGAATATATTACAGAAGAACTTTCATGGGAACAATTATTGAAGATTAAAAATTCAGAATTAAGCAATTTAAATATCAAAATTCACTCAGAAACTATTATTGATAAAATTGATAAAGAAAAGAAGGTAGTTGTAGATTCTAAAGGGGAAACACACACTTTTGATAAGTTGATTTTAGCAACAGGAAGTAGGCCTTTTATTCCTAAAGATGTACAAATAGATTTACCTGGTAGATTTACGATGCGTAATAAAACAGATGCAGATCAATTTAAAAAATATTTAGATGATACAGGTTTACCTCCAGAAGAACAACATGTAGTAATTGTTGGTGGAGGTTTGTTAGGTTTAGAGTTGGCAGCTGCAATGAAGCACAAGAATGTAAAAATTACCATTGTGCAAAGAGCTTCTCGATTAATGGAGCGTCAATTAGATAAAATTTCGAGTAAATTATTGTCTTTAGATGTTCAAGAAAGAGGCATTCAAATTTATTTTGATAATGAAGTAAGTACTGTTTTTGATGATGAAGATACTGGCGAATTAACCATCAATCTAAAAAGTGGAAAATACATAACTGCCAATGCAATTGTGTATGCTATTGGTACAAGACCCAATATAGAAATTGCTAAAAATAACGGAATTATTTGTGGACGTGGAGTAAAGGTAAATCAGCATTTACAATCTTCAGACCCAAGTATTTTTGCTATTGGAGAAATTGCAGAATTTAATAATCAATTATTCGGAATTACATCAGCAGCAGAAGAACAAGCAGGTATTTTAGCCAATTTTATAGCGGGAGATATTAGTGAAGCTTACAATGGCTCTGTGTTAATGAATATTCTAAAATTCAACGATTTAAACCTTTGTAGTATTGGTGAAATTACGGTTCCAGAAAACGATTCTAGTTACGAAGAAATTATTTTTACTGATATTTCTAAACGTTATTATAAAAAATGTATTGTAAAAGACGATTTGTTAATTGGAGCAGTTTTAGTTGGTGATAAAAATGAGTTTGCAGAATTCAAAACCATGATTGAGAGCAAAATCGAAATGTCTGACAAACGAAATACCTTGTTAAGAGGTGCATCAAACGATAAACCAGTTTTAGGAAAATTAGTATGTTCTTGTAGTCAAGTTGGAGAAGGAAATATCGAAGAAGAAATTGCAAAAGGATGTACAAATTTTACAGAATTATGTAATAAAACAGGAGCAGGTTTAGGTTGTGGAAGTTGCAAAACTGAAGTTAGAGAAATTTTGAACAATGCAAAAGTAGGTGTATGAGCAAGCAGTTAAATAGATTAATCGTTAAAGGTGGAGTTTTATCTCCAGGAGAGCTAAAATACATTTGTGAGTCTGTAGAAAGTTTGGGTTTAAAAACTATTTCTTTTGGCTCTAGACAAGATATTTTATTGCCTAAAAAAGTAAATTCAGAAGACCTTACTCAGTTTGATAAACTAAAAGTTGTAGAAGTTGATGAGGTTGGTGTAGAAAACATTGTTTCCTCATATGTTTGTGCAGATATTTTTCCAAGTACTTCTTGGTTAACTGGTGATAGATACTTGTATTTGTTAGAGCAATTTCGTTCTAAATCTAAATTAAAAATCAATTTAACAGATCCAAAACAACGTTTGGTTCCGTTGTTTACTGGGCATATTAATTTTATTGCTTCAGAACACGAAGATTATTGGTATTTGTACATCAGACTTCCAGAATGGAAAAAAACAAAAATGTATCCTGCGTTAATTTATAGCTGGGATTTAGATAAAATTGAAGCCGCAATTGAAGATATACTTCAGGAAGAACCAGAAACCATAGAAACTATTTTTGAATTGGTAAGTGATGCAGTTGATACCAATAATAGAACAGTAGATAAGCCTTTAGAAGTGCCTTTTTACCCTTTTCCGTATTTTGAAGGAATGAATAAAATTGGAATGGATAAATATTGGTTGGGTTTGTATTGGAGAAATAATAAATATGATATCTCTTTTTTGAAGGAAATGTGCGAATTATGTTCAGAAAACAAGATTGGTAAAATATCTATTACTCCTTGGAAATCTTTTATTGTAAAAGGAATTCCCAAAGAATCTAAATTAACTTGGGAGAAGTTTTTAGGAAAAAGAGGAATTAACGTAAGGCATTCTATGTTAGAGCTAAATTGGCATTTGCCAGTAGCCAATAAAGATGCGCTAAATCTTAAAAAGTATTTGGTTTCTAATTTTGATCAAAATGATATTAGCACTTATGGTTTAACCTTCGGAATTACAGATTACAGTAAATCATCTTATTATTTTACTTCTATTGTAGTTGAAAAAAATAAACAACCAGAAATGATTGGTAATTTTAAAACTAGAGATACCTATAATTTGTTGTATGCAAAAAACTTCGACCCAAATACAAGAGATTATATTTTACATGTACAAGATGTAGATAAGGTAGAATTACCAGGTTTGTTAATGGAATTAAGTCAATTGTATTTTGATCAATTAGGAACAGAAAGAGAAGAAGAAAAAGAAGTTGAAACCAAAAAAGAAACTTCAGAATTAGAAGTGTACCAATGTGCAGACTGTTTAACAATTTATGACGAACATTTTGGAGATGCAACTCAAAATATTCCTGTAGAAACTTTATTTAGTGAACTTCCTTCAGATTATGAATGTTCTCTTTGTGAAGCTCCAAAAACTAATTTTAAGAAGATAATACTGGTAAAATAATTTAAAGTGTTATTTTATTTAATAACAGACAATACGTCAATTTTAAACAAGAAAATTAGTAAAATTAAAAAAGTAAATAATGAAAAAACAATACGTAATTTTAGGATTAATGCTTGTGTGTTTCCAATTTTCAAATGCACAGTTTACATTAGATGGAGAGTTTAGACCAAGAACAGAATATCGTCATGGATTTGGAAGTTTAATTCCAGATGCATCAGATGCAGGTTTCGGAATTTCTACTAGAGTAAGATTAAATACTAGTTATATGACTGATAATTACTGGGTATATGTTAGTTTGCAAGACATAATGGTTTGGGGAGAAAACAGACAAATTTTACCTTATGATCAGAATAATTCTTTCGCCGTTTTTCAAGCTTGGGCAGAAATTAAGTTAGGAGAAAATACTTCAACAAAAGTAGGTCGTCAAGTATTATCTTATGATGATCAAAGAATTTTAGGAGGATTAGATTGGGCGCAACAAGGTCGTAATCATGATGCAGCTTTAATAAAATATAAGAAAGACAACTTTATGTTAGATTTTGGTTTGGCTTTTAATCAAGATTATTCTAATCCAACAGGATTTGTATCAACAGGTACAGAATATAGTACTACAGGTTTTTTCTCATATAAAACGATGCAAATGTTATATATGAAACAAAAATGGGACAAATTAACAGGTAGTCTTTTATTATTAAATAATGGATTTCAAAAATATGACACTAATAATGTTGCAGATGGTGTAAGTAATTTACAAACCTTAGGAACACATTTAGAGTATAAATCTGGAAGTTTAGGAATTGCTGCAAATGCATATTTGCAAACAGGAAAACGTCAAGGAGAAGTAGAAGTAAAAGGAGCGTATTTATTAGGATTAGATTTTACTTACAAAGCATCTTCAAAAGTTGGTTTAGGAGCAGGGTTAGAAATTATTAGCGGTAATGATGGTAATGCTGGTGAAACAGGAGCTTTCTTCCCTTTATATGGAACAAATCATAAATTTAATGGGTTTATGGATTATTTTTATGTTGGTAATCATGCAAATTCTATTGGTTTGGTTGATGTTCATGCAAGTGCAAATTTCACTTTAAGTAATGCATCAAGTTTAATGGTTAAAGTTTTAAACTTTAGAGGAGAACAAGCATTGGCTAGTGGAGAAAAGTCTTTAGGAACTGAAGTAGATTTAGTGTATAAGAGAAAATTTAAAGGCTATGCTTTAGTGCTAGGCTATTCTCAAATGTTTGTAAGTGATGGAATGTATGAATTAAAAGGAGTAACAGAAGCTGAAGCTGCAGGAACTCAAAATTGGGCTTGGGCAATGTTAGTAATTAAGCCTAAGTTTTTAGGAGGTAATTAAAATATTTTATTACGTAAAAAAAAAAGCCTGTTGATTTAAATCAACAGGCTTTTTTTATGATATTTTACTTTTTTATAAAGCATAACTCAAACCAAATAACCAATAGGTTTGTAATTTGTTGTCAATATTATCGAATGTTGGAGTTGGTGTTGTACCAATAGTTGTCATTGAATTAAATTCGTTAAGAGCACTGTTTAAAGCCTCTTGTTTGTTGTTTCTTAAACCAACTTCAAAACCTAAGCCAATTCCATTCCAAATTGTGTATCCAAAAGAGTTTGTAAAAGTCCAGTTAGATAAATCTCCATTTTCATAGCTTTGAAACAATGATAAGTTAGATTTTATACTTAAACCTCCATATTTATTAGTGTAATCTGCTACAACTTTTGCACCTAAAGAAGATTCAAAAGCAGTATCTCCATCACTAAAAACAAAATTGTAGTTTCCAGGATGCATTACAACTACTAAATGGCTTGTAGGTGTCCACGTTAAACCAGCACCTAAATCTAAATAACCAGGGTTGTTGAAATTATCAATTAACGTAGTTCTATATTCTGCTAAACCAGAAACTGCCCATTTTTTATTTAATCGTTTACCATATAAAGAGCTAATTGTAAAAACGTCTGTTGCAGTTTCAAAACCTTCATCTCCAGTAACAGATTTATCATCTAATTTTACCCAACCAAGATTGATGTTTCCAGAGTTTCTCCAGAAAAAATCTTCTTCAATTAAGTTTGCAAAACCATTTATAGTAACACCAATATTACCTGCAGAAGCATCTGGGGCATTTCTTGCATACCAATTGTTAAAACCAGATAGGCTAGCTCCTATAGTTCCAAAAGCACCAATTCTCCAACCTGGAAGTGCATCTATTTTTGCCTGTAAAGCTTTTACTTCTCCCTGTAATTTAGCAATTTCAGCTTTTTTAGGAGCTTGTTCTTTTTTTAATTCGTCAGCTGTTTGTGCGTTTGCGGAAAAGCTAATCGTTATTAAAAGTAGTAAAATTGATAATTTTTTCATTTTTTAAGTTTGATTTTTTTATTAAAATTTAAACGTGCTAAAGTGCATCTTATATTCTATTAGACAATAAAAATATTAATAAGTCACTTTTTCGTGAAATTTGTAATTAAGTCCTAAACCAAATAATTGTCTAAATTGTACTTTGCTAGAAGCATTATCATCCATAATTGTATGAAAAGTCATCAACATTTTTATAGATTTATTTACTTTAAAGCGAATGTTAGTCTGGTAATCTACATCTACATTACCCACATTTGCCAAATAATCTGTATATAAATTTAAGATGTTTTCCATCTCTATATTTTCCATTAAACTAAACTTATAATAGCCAGATAAGTTAAAACCTAAACTGAAAGCAGTGTTTTTGTCTTCTTCTACACCAAATTTTCCAGAGAAAAA
It includes:
- a CDS encoding MFS transporter — encoded protein: MASLAQQKSTKLSLFNFKSISTRTFWITSISFFLCFFAWFGIVPFMPDVVKDLGLTPDQKWNSIILAVSGTVFARLLIGKLCDKYGPRLCYTWLLMLGAIPVILCGLVQTPTQFLICRLFIGFIGASFVITQVHTSLMFAPNIVGTANATSAGWGNLGGGANRLGMPLIAAAVVSFGVADAEAWRYSMVIAGIVCFLMGIVYFFFTKDTPRGNFKELKAAGEMIVAKKDQIGFLAVLKDYRVWILFVVYAASFGIELTVYGTMDDYLQNTFQLERVTAGNIVLSFALMNIFARTLGGFFGDKFGKLKGLRGRVLFLSFILTLQGIMLISFSSATSIVFGIVLLIFFSLTVQMAEGATFSVVPFINKKAIGSISGIVGAGGNVGAFLAAMLLKSKSAMAEKAAIVANEGLGEEVIKAAQSVASSSAVSSGYLLIGFVVVITGIAALAIKFSTEEEENEAPSNVKNTSPELIPIPVKR
- a CDS encoding nitrate reductase, with translation MIKNEIKTTCSYCGVGCGIIVKKDINNKVFVEGDKDHPVNKGMLCSKGMNLHYVANDTSDRILYPEMRWSRSHPRERVSWDTALDRAASVFKSIIKKHGPDSVAFYVSGQSLTEEYYIANKLTKGFLGTNNIDTNSRLCMSSAVVGYKKTFGEDSVPISYADIELADTFLITGANPAWCHPILFRRIEKHKEENPNVKIIVIDPRKTDSANFADLHLQLIPGTDVILHNAIGRHLYKSGLINEDFIKNHTEGFDGYEKIIFETSLKQASKICGVSQDDIKKAAEIIGLSKGFISMWAMGLNQSVIGTDKNTSLLNLSLITGQVGKPGSGPFSLTGQPNAMGGREVGGMANLLAVHKDLQNEEHRREVAQFWGVDKISPKPGLTATEMFSALESGKLKAVWIVCTNPLVSMPNSHQIEKAMANSKFVVVQEISHKSDTVKYADLVLPAAAWLEKEGTMTNSERRISYLPKEIEAPGEARPDVEIFCDFAQRMGFRGFNYNNASEIYDEYASMTKGTNIDVSFLNYDRLKNEGTFQWPVNEYRHKGTPRLFEDKKFYTPSQKAIFNVPSTLENTSVKTNSEFPLILTTGRVRDQWHTMTKTGKVARLKTHYPKPVLEINPVDAYLNKISDGDITEIKSGNGIVRVRAKITDAIKEGVVFLPMHWGKVLQSNLNRANNLTNTHVDPVSKEPDFKFTSVSVSKYKKPKDKIIIAGAGAAAFRFLQNYRDYNDVDEIHVFSKEENLFYNRVLLPEYITEELSWEQLLKIKNSELSNLNIKIHSETIIDKIDKEKKVVVDSKGETHTFDKLILATGSRPFIPKDVQIDLPGRFTMRNKTDADQFKKYLDDTGLPPEEQHVVIVGGGLLGLELAAAMKHKNVKITIVQRASRLMERQLDKISSKLLSLDVQERGIQIYFDNEVSTVFDDEDTGELTINLKSGKYITANAIVYAIGTRPNIEIAKNNGIICGRGVKVNQHLQSSDPSIFAIGEIAEFNNQLFGITSAAEEQAGILANFIAGDISEAYNGSVLMNILKFNDLNLCSIGEITVPENDSSYEEIIFTDISKRYYKKCIVKDDLLIGAVLVGDKNEFAEFKTMIESKIEMSDKRNTLLRGASNDKPVLGKLVCSCSQVGEGNIEEEIAKGCTNFTELCNKTGAGLGCGSCKTEVREILNNAKVGV
- a CDS encoding rubredoxin, which gives rise to MSKQLNRLIVKGGVLSPGELKYICESVESLGLKTISFGSRQDILLPKKVNSEDLTQFDKLKVVEVDEVGVENIVSSYVCADIFPSTSWLTGDRYLYLLEQFRSKSKLKINLTDPKQRLVPLFTGHINFIASEHEDYWYLYIRLPEWKKTKMYPALIYSWDLDKIEAAIEDILQEEPETIETIFELVSDAVDTNNRTVDKPLEVPFYPFPYFEGMNKIGMDKYWLGLYWRNNKYDISFLKEMCELCSENKIGKISITPWKSFIVKGIPKESKLTWEKFLGKRGINVRHSMLELNWHLPVANKDALNLKKYLVSNFDQNDISTYGLTFGITDYSKSSYYFTSIVVEKNKQPEMIGNFKTRDTYNLLYAKNFDPNTRDYILHVQDVDKVELPGLLMELSQLYFDQLGTEREEEKEVETKKETSELEVYQCADCLTIYDEHFGDATQNIPVETLFSELPSDYECSLCEAPKTNFKKIILVK
- a CDS encoding alginate export family protein; translation: MKKQYVILGLMLVCFQFSNAQFTLDGEFRPRTEYRHGFGSLIPDASDAGFGISTRVRLNTSYMTDNYWVYVSLQDIMVWGENRQILPYDQNNSFAVFQAWAEIKLGENTSTKVGRQVLSYDDQRILGGLDWAQQGRNHDAALIKYKKDNFMLDFGLAFNQDYSNPTGFVSTGTEYSTTGFFSYKTMQMLYMKQKWDKLTGSLLLLNNGFQKYDTNNVADGVSNLQTLGTHLEYKSGSLGIAANAYLQTGKRQGEVEVKGAYLLGLDFTYKASSKVGLGAGLEIISGNDGNAGETGAFFPLYGTNHKFNGFMDYFYVGNHANSIGLVDVHASANFTLSNASSLMVKVLNFRGEQALASGEKSLGTEVDLVYKRKFKGYALVLGYSQMFVSDGMYELKGVTEAEAAGTQNWAWAMLVIKPKFLGGN
- a CDS encoding DUF3078 domain-containing protein — its product is MKKLSILLLLITISFSANAQTADELKKEQAPKKAEIAKLQGEVKALQAKIDALPGWRIGAFGTIGASLSGFNNWYARNAPDASAGNIGVTINGFANLIEEDFFWRNSGNINLGWVKLDDKSVTGDEGFETATDVFTISSLYGKRLNKKWAVSGLAEYRTTLIDNFNNPGYLDLGAGLTWTPTSHLVVVMHPGNYNFVFSDGDTAFESSLGAKVVADYTNKYGGLSIKSNLSLFQSYENGDLSNWTFTNSFGYTIWNGIGLGFEVGLRNNKQEALNSALNEFNSMTTIGTTPTPTFDNIDNKLQTYWLFGLSYAL